From the Nissabacter sp. SGAir0207 genome, the window AGTGGCACCCAAAGCCAGCGAAAATCGCCCGCGTTCCCACAGCAGTTGACTGACCGAGCGACCATTTATATAACTGGTTCCCCAGTCGCCCCGCAGCACGCCATTCACCCAGTACAGATAACGCGTGGTAAGAGGTTTATCCAGCCCGAGTTGCGTGCGTAGTGTCTTCACCTGTTCAAGATTGCCGTTGCCAGCAAGGCGCTGAGTCGCGGCATCGCCCTTAACCAGCGACACTGCGCTAAAAATAATGACCGAGAGCAGCCATAGCGTGAACAGCGCTTGTCCAGCGCGCAACAGCATCCGTGTCACGGTAACCCTGAGTATCATGCTGGACGTATCCACGCATCACGTAACAGGGGATAATCGAAGAATCCAGCAGCTCTGATACCAAACACCTGCGACGAAGACGCGGCGATGGAGGGAATGCGCGCAAAAATGGCATCCCCGCCCTGTTGCCACAAGTAGTGCTGAACGTCCGCCACACGCTGGCGTAACGCATCACCGCGAGCTGCCTGCATAGCGTTCATCAGAGCATCAAGCTGCGGTGTAGCGGGACCGGTAAATGACCAGGGAGCTGATGAGCCATAGTAGAACGGCAGCGCAACGGGTAAAGGCATCGGACGATAAAGATTGGTTTGTAAGGGCGTGTTGAGTAGCAGGTTAAAGTCACTGTAGTAATCCGCAGCAGGTACACGGTCCAGCTTAAGATCAAAGTCCGCTGCTTTTGCCTGGCGCAATAGCAGCGTGGCGCTTTCCGCAGTGCCGTATTCATAATCGCTGGTGCGAATCGCCGTGTTAACCGATTTGAGCCCCGCCTTTTGCAACAGTGAATGGGCACGTTCAGGATCGTAGGCACGTACGGGCAAATCGGCCGCGAACCAGGGTTGACCAGCACCCAGCGCATCATTAGCCACTTCGCCTAATCCCATGGTCACAGCCCGCACCATCATGTCGCGGTCAATGCCGTATTTCAGCGCTTCCACCACCTCAGGCTGATTAAACGGGGCTTTGCTGAGATTCATACTCAACGCCAGATTGCTCATTTCCGCTTTTGACGAATGCCAGAGTTTGATGGACGGATTGCCCTGTTCTGCTCTGGCCGTTAACAGCGCCATGCCGCCAGCATAGTCGAACTGCCCCGCCTTCAGACCATTCAGGCGTGCAGCCGTATCGCTAACAGCGAAGAGCTGAATTTCATCCAGCCAGGGTCCGCCATGTTCTGCGTCCCAATAATCGCGGCGTGCCTGCAAGACACTTTTATCCTGTGTCCAGGATTTTAATGTGTAGGGGCCGCTACCAATGGCTGACGTAAAATCTTGCGTATTTTCTGGAAAAATAAACACAGACTGAGCCAGTAATAAATCGAAGGACCCTACTGGTTTATGCAACTG encodes:
- a CDS encoding ABC transporter substrate-binding protein, translated to MHQGLTRRKLIKTIGIGAGVALSSGFFMPSWAKELRPKRGGILRAAFAGSSNDSTHVLRSTNSNIDYVRARLVWDSLAEIDNERIVWRLMESADTNSDATRWTIKLRQGVTFSDGRKLTAKDVMFSLRTWMSQPGSQSGWLKPLDLASSRIEDDYTLTLQLHKPVGSFDLLLAQSVFIFPENTQDFTSAIGSGPYTLKSWTQDKSVLQARRDYWDAEHGGPWLDEIQLFAVSDTAARLNGLKAGQFDYAGGMALLTARAEQGNPSIKLWHSSKAEMSNLALSMNLSKAPFNQPEVVEALKYGIDRDMMVRAVTMGLGEVANDALGAGQPWFAADLPVRAYDPERAHSLLQKAGLKSVNTAIRTSDYEYGTAESATLLLRQAKAADFDLKLDRVPAADYYSDFNLLLNTPLQTNLYRPMPLPVALPFYYGSSAPWSFTGPATPQLDALMNAMQAARGDALRQRVADVQHYLWQQGGDAIFARIPSIAASSSQVFGIRAAGFFDYPLLRDAWIRPA